One genomic window of Paraburkholderia acidiphila includes the following:
- the aroB gene encoding 3-dehydroquinate synthase codes for MITVNVELGDRAYPIHIGSGLIGQTALFAPHIAGNSVTIVTNTVVDPLYGETLRAALAPLGKDVNTVVLPDGEAHKNWETLNEIFDALLTSRADRKTTLIALGGGVTGDMTGFAAACYMRGVPFIQVPTTLLSQVDSSVGGKTGINHPLGKNMIGAFYQPQAVIADIGALATLPERELAAGIAEVIKTGAIADAEFFDWIEANVEALNRCEPQALAHAVKRSCEIKASVVAADEREGGLRAILNFGHTFGHAIEAGLGYGEWLHGEAVGCGMVMAADLSVRVGMLDEPSRARLVRVVEAAKLPVRAPALGADRYVELMQVDKKAEGGAIKFILLKRFGETHIGRAPDEAVQATLAATTQS; via the coding sequence ATGATTACCGTCAACGTCGAACTGGGCGACCGCGCCTACCCCATCCATATCGGCTCCGGCCTGATCGGCCAGACGGCGCTCTTCGCGCCCCATATTGCCGGCAACTCGGTCACGATCGTGACGAACACCGTCGTCGACCCGCTCTATGGCGAGACGCTGCGCGCCGCGCTCGCGCCGCTCGGCAAGGACGTCAACACGGTCGTGCTACCCGACGGCGAGGCGCACAAGAACTGGGAAACGCTCAACGAGATTTTCGACGCGCTGCTCACCTCACGCGCCGACCGCAAGACCACGCTCATCGCGCTGGGCGGCGGCGTGACGGGCGACATGACAGGCTTCGCGGCCGCTTGCTACATGCGCGGCGTGCCGTTCATCCAGGTGCCGACCACGTTGCTTTCGCAGGTCGACTCGTCGGTGGGCGGCAAAACGGGCATCAATCATCCGCTCGGCAAGAACATGATCGGCGCGTTCTACCAGCCGCAAGCCGTGATCGCCGATATCGGCGCGCTCGCCACGCTGCCGGAGCGCGAACTGGCGGCGGGCATTGCCGAAGTCATCAAGACCGGCGCGATCGCCGACGCCGAATTCTTCGACTGGATCGAAGCCAACGTCGAGGCGCTCAACCGCTGCGAGCCGCAAGCGCTCGCGCACGCGGTCAAGCGCTCGTGCGAGATCAAGGCCTCGGTCGTGGCCGCCGACGAGCGCGAAGGCGGCCTGCGCGCCATCCTCAACTTTGGCCACACGTTCGGCCATGCGATCGAGGCCGGGCTCGGCTACGGCGAGTGGCTGCATGGCGAGGCGGTGGGCTGCGGCATGGTGATGGCGGCCGATCTCTCGGTGCGCGTGGGCATGCTGGACGAACCATCGCGCGCGCGCCTCGTGCGCGTGGTCGAGGCAGCGAAGCTGCCGGTGCGCGCGCCCGCGCTCGGCGCAGACCGCTACGTCGAGCTGATGCAGGTCGACAAGAAGGCCGAGGGCGGGGCGATCAAGTTCATCCTGCTCAAGCGCTTTGGCGAGACCCACATCGGCCGCGCGCCCGACGAAGCGGTGCAGGCCACGCTCGCCGCCACGACGCAGAGCTGA
- the aroK gene encoding shikimate kinase AroK, with translation MQVRDANANVFFVGLMGAGKTTVGRAVARRLERPFFDSDHEIEARTGARIPVIFELEGEAGFRDREAQMIEELTGRENIVLATGGGAVLRPENRAALKARGFVVYLRAHPHDLWLRTRRDKNRPLLQTEDPKARLEALYEVRDPLYREVADFVIETGRPSVNGLVNMVLMQLDMAGVARATARE, from the coding sequence CTGCAAGTGCGGGACGCAAACGCCAATGTATTTTTCGTAGGGCTCATGGGCGCCGGCAAGACGACCGTGGGCCGGGCGGTCGCGCGCCGGCTGGAGCGTCCGTTTTTCGACTCCGATCACGAGATCGAGGCGCGCACGGGCGCGCGTATCCCGGTGATCTTCGAGCTCGAAGGCGAAGCGGGCTTTCGTGACCGCGAGGCCCAGATGATCGAAGAGCTCACGGGCCGCGAAAACATCGTCCTCGCCACGGGCGGCGGCGCCGTGCTGCGGCCCGAGAATCGCGCGGCGCTCAAGGCGCGCGGCTTCGTCGTGTATTTGCGCGCGCATCCGCACGATCTGTGGCTGCGCACGCGGCGCGACAAGAACCGCCCGCTCCTGCAAACCGAAGACCCCAAGGCGCGGCTCGAAGCGCTCTACGAGGTGCGCGACCCGCTCTATCGCGAAGTCGCGGACTTCGTGATCGAAACCGGCCGGCCCTCAGTCAACGGACTCGTCAACATGGTGCTGATGCAGCTCGACATGGCCGGCGTCGCGCGGGCCACGGCGCGCGAGTAG
- the pilQ gene encoding type IV pilus secretin PilQ — protein sequence MSVLKWGVRVLVAVMVSVAGCAAWAAVPLPQPAWVRSPVALARYEAPPLPDGAAEPEATRWIANPFTGASEVPTPQATSEDGSPDNADGAPGVTTPVAQPSREPANDTPAPASLEGPPVPMRAPLRLGDASTANDGLPPDRPITLNFQRADLTAVLHAFAQFTKLNIVASERARGQVTLRLERVPWRTAFDLLLEANGLAMSRIGDVIWVAPAAEVAARERQRYEAHARAAELEPLASRSFELHYARAEDLRRFLTGSGTQRALSKRGTAVADARTNLLFVTDLPARLDQIGELVRRLDAPARQVLIEARIVEGDEGLSRELGVRLGVTPANADGAMARGVTTGADGTVYDLAAGPISGFEAAGLGLTLLAARATRLLDIQLSALEAEGRGRVVSSPRVVTADRTKAVVEQGTELPYQAKVGQGVSGVQFRRASLKLEVEPQITPDGRVILDLDVAKDSVGEQTAAGPAINTKHVQTRVEIEDGGTVSIGGIDATDDREDVTRVPLLGKIPVLGALFSHRAHRDQRSELVVFITPRVVESN from the coding sequence ATGAGCGTGCTCAAGTGGGGCGTTCGTGTCCTCGTCGCTGTGATGGTTAGCGTTGCCGGGTGCGCTGCATGGGCCGCGGTGCCGTTGCCGCAACCCGCATGGGTGCGTTCGCCGGTGGCGCTCGCGCGCTACGAAGCGCCGCCGTTACCCGATGGGGCGGCCGAGCCCGAAGCAACGCGTTGGATCGCCAATCCGTTCACGGGAGCCAGCGAAGTACCTACGCCTCAAGCCACGTCGGAAGACGGCTCGCCCGACAATGCGGACGGCGCTCCCGGCGTGACGACGCCCGTCGCCCAACCGTCGCGCGAACCCGCTAACGACACGCCTGCGCCCGCGTCGCTTGAAGGGCCGCCCGTACCCATGCGCGCGCCGCTGCGCCTTGGCGACGCCTCGACAGCAAACGACGGCTTGCCGCCCGACCGGCCGATCACGCTCAATTTCCAGCGCGCCGATCTCACGGCCGTTCTGCACGCGTTTGCCCAGTTCACGAAACTCAATATCGTCGCGAGCGAACGGGCGCGAGGTCAGGTGACGCTGCGCCTCGAACGCGTGCCATGGCGCACCGCGTTCGACCTGCTGCTGGAGGCAAACGGCCTTGCGATGTCGCGCATCGGCGATGTGATCTGGGTCGCACCCGCCGCGGAGGTGGCCGCGCGCGAGCGGCAGCGTTACGAGGCGCACGCACGGGCGGCGGAGCTGGAGCCGCTCGCAAGCCGCTCGTTCGAGCTGCACTACGCGCGTGCCGAGGATTTGCGCCGGTTCCTGACGGGCTCAGGCACGCAGCGCGCACTGTCGAAGCGCGGCACGGCGGTAGCGGACGCGCGCACGAACCTCCTGTTCGTCACCGACCTGCCGGCGCGGCTCGACCAGATTGGCGAACTGGTGCGGCGACTCGATGCGCCGGCGCGCCAGGTGCTGATCGAGGCGCGTATCGTCGAGGGCGACGAGGGGCTCTCGCGCGAACTGGGCGTGCGTCTTGGCGTGACGCCGGCGAATGCGGACGGCGCGATGGCCCGAGGCGTGACCACGGGAGCGGACGGCACGGTCTACGACCTTGCGGCGGGCCCGATCTCCGGCTTCGAGGCCGCGGGCCTTGGCCTCACGCTGCTGGCCGCGCGCGCCACGCGGTTGCTCGACATCCAGTTGAGCGCGCTCGAAGCCGAAGGGCGCGGGCGCGTAGTGTCGAGTCCGCGTGTCGTTACCGCCGACCGCACGAAGGCCGTTGTCGAGCAGGGGACGGAACTGCCTTATCAAGCCAAGGTCGGGCAGGGCGTGTCGGGCGTGCAGTTTCGGCGCGCCAGCCTGAAACTCGAGGTCGAGCCGCAGATCACACCCGATGGCCGCGTGATTCTCGATCTCGACGTGGCGAAGGACAGTGTCGGCGAGCAAACGGCCGCCGGGCCTGCGATCAACACCAAACACGTGCAGACGCGCGTGGAGATCGAGGACGGCGGCACGGTCTCGATCGGCGGCATCGACGCGACGGATGACCGCGAAGATGTGACGCGTGTGCCACTCCTGGGCAAAATACCGGTTCTGGGCGCGCTTTTTTCACATCGCGCACACCGGGATCAGCGCAGCGAACTGGTGGTTTTCATCACGCCGCGCGTCGTGGAGTCGAATTGA
- a CDS encoding serine/threonine-protein kinase: MSTISAHEDRERGLLSTQAGAGNALRGWSPLHAWNARRRLTAALTIAVLAFATASGACIVGDPLGVHAARTALEDAQKRYRDARQVLAGLPALREAAARTPSPAPRTGNSADDIRRVSQLAAQSGLVLHALELGAAGGTQVDTFRAIKLVAQGSFAQLRGLLEGLAREPALTAPSELAIRRTGTGLSVSATLRVYDALPAVPLVSESSETASPAAPARDPFANAAAGGGAEDGWRLAGILQDRQRIVALVETPEGVVTARAGEAIGDTRVLEIGPARVVVAAGGTTRALGWAEAVK; this comes from the coding sequence ATGAGCACGATTTCGGCGCACGAGGATCGGGAGCGAGGGCTTCTTTCGACTCAGGCGGGCGCGGGCAACGCGTTGCGCGGATGGTCGCCGCTTCACGCGTGGAACGCACGCCGCCGGCTAACTGCCGCACTGACGATTGCGGTGCTTGCCTTCGCGACGGCGAGCGGGGCTTGCATCGTCGGCGATCCGCTTGGCGTGCATGCAGCGCGCACCGCGCTGGAGGACGCTCAAAAGCGGTACCGCGACGCCCGGCAAGTCCTGGCTGGCCTGCCCGCGCTGCGCGAAGCTGCAGCACGCACGCCTTCGCCTGCTCCCCGCACTGGCAATTCCGCCGACGACATTCGCCGCGTCTCGCAACTCGCCGCGCAATCGGGTCTCGTACTGCATGCCCTCGAGCTAGGCGCCGCGGGCGGTACGCAAGTCGATACGTTCCGCGCGATCAAGCTGGTCGCACAAGGCAGCTTCGCACAACTGCGCGGACTGCTCGAAGGGTTGGCGCGCGAGCCGGCCCTCACGGCGCCATCCGAGCTAGCCATTCGGCGCACTGGAACGGGGTTGTCAGTCTCGGCTACGTTGCGTGTGTACGATGCGCTTCCCGCTGTGCCGCTGGTGTCGGAATCTTCTGAGACGGCGTCGCCCGCAGCGCCGGCTCGCGATCCTTTCGCCAACGCGGCGGCGGGCGGAGGAGCGGAAGACGGGTGGCGCCTCGCCGGCATCCTCCAGGATCGGCAGCGCATCGTCGCGCTCGTGGAAACACCTGAGGGCGTCGTAACTGCGCGGGCGGGCGAGGCGATCGGCGACACTCGCGTGCTGGAGATCGGCCCGGCGCGGGTCGTCGTCGCGGCGGGCGGGACGACGCGCGCGCTCGGCTGGGCGGAGGCAGTGAAATGA
- a CDS encoding PilN domain-containing protein encodes MTLARAVRVLPRRAIGGFNLLPWRQRAIRRLRRRRLVEWGAAALGGCVCALGVVLWQHVECRALVDRREALEGPLAQWRAPLAEAQRLARESEARRVGDQHARLYARVTTRFFALADALASDVPPRVGLQQLAQSGDETDIQASAADESAAAAWLGQLRSLPDVEAVSVRELKRGAPAGAARGTAPDGEPIRVAAHLVWQGANASPRPGVPRAREAARASSGAAAKEAT; translated from the coding sequence ATGACGCTCGCGCGCGCCGTGCGCGTGTTGCCGCGCCGGGCCATCGGCGGATTCAACCTGCTGCCGTGGCGGCAGCGCGCCATCCGCCGGCTGCGTCGCAGGCGCCTCGTCGAATGGGGCGCCGCGGCGCTCGGCGGGTGCGTGTGCGCGCTTGGCGTCGTGCTTTGGCAGCACGTCGAATGCCGCGCGCTCGTGGATCGGCGCGAGGCGCTCGAAGGGCCGCTGGCGCAGTGGCGTGCGCCGCTCGCCGAGGCCCAGCGTCTTGCGCGTGAAAGCGAAGCGCGGCGCGTTGGCGACCAGCACGCTCGGCTGTACGCGCGGGTTACGACGCGCTTTTTCGCCCTTGCAGATGCGCTGGCGAGCGACGTGCCGCCTCGCGTCGGCTTGCAGCAGCTCGCGCAATCCGGCGATGAGACCGATATTCAGGCGAGCGCGGCGGACGAATCGGCGGCGGCGGCCTGGCTTGGCCAGCTACGCTCGCTGCCCGATGTCGAAGCCGTGAGCGTGCGCGAACTCAAACGCGGCGCACCTGCTGGGGCTGCACGCGGCACGGCGCCCGACGGCGAACCGATACGCGTGGCGGCGCATCTCGTCTGGCAAGGCGCGAACGCTTCGCCGCGGCCCGGCGTACCACGAGCGCGCGAGGCGGCGCGAGCGTCGAGCGGTGCCGCGGCGAAGGAGGCCACATGA
- the pilM gene encoding type IV pilus biogenesis protein PilM, with product MGFGNPVLLGARRFAAGVDLGPRGVTLVVLSQRIVGAGPVRLEWLASAPLAREAMAGAEIIDRAAIVAALRSVFGELPRASATASLRCAMAMPTSATLIATVPLARLAPAGAVDESGIHAALEPLVLAEAERVAGMERGELAVDWSVLPATPRSHEAHVMIAATARQHLEARIECAAMAGVTLCAVDDEAHAALRAMRHAAVYELPPHEPWVAIWVGPEGVHGWFLADDSVIRHTRFPALEHADLVEALRDLVGGEQPGCVQISGEFAMLRGVNFTLADIGDALAAPVLPFECGPLADIEWPLAASLLHDPACAVAFGLALRGVAE from the coding sequence ATGGGTTTCGGGAATCCGGTGTTGTTGGGCGCGCGCCGCTTTGCCGCAGGCGTGGATCTGGGCCCGCGAGGTGTCACGCTGGTCGTGTTGAGCCAGCGCATTGTCGGGGCGGGGCCGGTCCGGCTCGAATGGCTGGCGAGCGCGCCGCTCGCGCGCGAGGCGATGGCGGGTGCGGAGATCATCGACCGGGCGGCCATTGTCGCCGCGCTTCGCAGCGTGTTTGGCGAGTTGCCGCGCGCCAGTGCCACGGCGTCGCTGCGCTGTGCCATGGCGATGCCCACGAGCGCCACGCTCATCGCGACCGTGCCGCTTGCGCGTCTTGCGCCAGCGGGCGCGGTGGACGAGTCCGGCATTCACGCGGCGCTCGAGCCGCTCGTGCTCGCGGAGGCGGAACGCGTGGCGGGCATGGAGCGCGGCGAGCTGGCGGTCGACTGGAGTGTGTTGCCGGCCACGCCACGCAGCCACGAAGCGCATGTGATGATCGCCGCGACCGCACGGCAGCATCTCGAAGCGCGCATCGAATGCGCAGCAATGGCGGGCGTGACGCTCTGCGCCGTCGACGACGAGGCGCACGCCGCGTTACGCGCCATGCGTCACGCTGCGGTGTACGAGTTGCCGCCGCACGAGCCTTGGGTCGCGATCTGGGTCGGCCCGGAAGGCGTGCACGGCTGGTTTCTCGCCGACGACTCGGTCATCCGGCACACGCGCTTTCCCGCGCTCGAACATGCCGATCTCGTGGAGGCGCTGCGCGACCTCGTCGGCGGCGAGCAGCCCGGCTGCGTGCAGATCTCGGGCGAGTTTGCCATGCTGCGCGGCGTGAACTTCACGCTGGCCGACATTGGCGACGCGCTGGCCGCGCCGGTGCTGCCCTTCGAATGTGGGCCGCTGGCCGACATCGAGTGGCCGCTTGCGGCATCGCTTTTGCACGATCCGGCCTGCGCGGTGGCGTTCGGACTCGCGTTGCGCGGGGTGGCGGAATGA